The DNA window ACTCGCTCTCGTTTTTCGTCGGGGGCGACAACGTTATCGCCGTCTGCCCGAATCTGACCGAATCGGACTACGAGGACGCGATTCGACACGTCAAGGAGAGCGTCGAAGTCGACCTGAAAGTCGGCGTCGGTCAGGGTCGGGTGCCACAGGACGCCGGGATGGACGCAAAACACGCGTTGGAAACGTGTCGTGCGACCGGCAGCAAAATCGAGTTCGAGTAGTCGTCTTCGAATTCGGGTAGCCGTCCCCGAATTCGAGACCTCGGTTTCGGGGCCGAAAACGTAGCTAGTACTATTCGACGGACGCGGGAATAAAGATGCCGGGGATACTTTTTAGGACGGTTGTGTCAAACGTTCACATATGGACGCTGAAGTCATAGTGCGGGACGTGATGACCCGGGAATACGTCGGGGTCAGCGAATCCGACACGGTGCTGGGTGCGGTTCGCCTCATGTCGGATGAGGGTGTGGGGAGCGTCGTCGTCCTCCGTGGACGTGAACCGGTCGGAATCATGACGGAGGCGGACGTACTGTCCCTCGTCGCGGACGAGGAAGAACCCAAGGAAACCACCGTCTCCGAAGCGATGTCGAAGCCGGTCATCTCGATGCGTCCCGACCGTAGCCTCGCCGACGCGGCCGGGATGATGGCACAGCAGGGAATTCGACGCATCATCATCACCGGGGCCGACGACGAACTGCTCGGCGTCCTCACCGAACGGGACGTCATCTCGGCGTCCGCATCCCCGCCGAGCATCACGCGCTCCAACGAACGGGAGCGCGAACGGCAAGCCGCGGACACCGAACTCGGCGGACGAATGGAGACGAACGGAGGGGACAGCGAGTACACGAATCAGAGCATCTGTGAGGTCTGCGGCGCGCTCACCCACGATTTGACGAACGTCAACGGACAGTTGGTCTGTGCCGACTGCCGCGATTTCTAGCCGACTCGCTCCTACTTCTCCGAAA is part of the Haladaptatus paucihalophilus DX253 genome and encodes:
- a CDS encoding CBS domain-containing protein; this encodes MDAEVIVRDVMTREYVGVSESDTVLGAVRLMSDEGVGSVVVLRGREPVGIMTEADVLSLVADEEEPKETTVSEAMSKPVISMRPDRSLADAAGMMAQQGIRRIIITGADDELLGVLTERDVISASASPPSITRSNERERERQAADTELGGRMETNGGDSEYTNQSICEVCGALTHDLTNVNGQLVCADCRDF